In the genome of Coregonus clupeaformis isolate EN_2021a chromosome 1, ASM2061545v1, whole genome shotgun sequence, one region contains:
- the si:ch211-212k18.6 gene encoding uncharacterized protein si:ch211-212k18.6 has protein sequence MVWDLESGYIKGRMKASHTESLLSSSTVRDRQSQIQPKDTTGLFPLAVVMPWDRRTDSQSAKWRRLEREAEEQRKLDREKYNSVDQYLLSGDQQVVVCSYFSHHLNVFSVGSQDHLHTLEDRTSLLILHTAALTHPGGHLVLANYCQAQRTPYLTLWDLQKGTVRKRLKNEPGVCCVAITDDASRVAFGVSGCNKLKVWDPFRRNHKTISGYASLRLGGSNQLYITEGGAKAILLAGELSLWDLEACNVLSVLSPDAHVQCLTLLGGDENSSALLLGLSHSPALITVRLTSQSHGGVATATNVRDDDLFAESSSSEDGDD, from the exons ATGGTGTGGGACCTGGAGTCTGGGTATATCAAAGGGAGGATGAAAGCTTCCCACACAGAGTCTCTCCTGTCCAGCAGCACCGTCAGAGACAGACAGTCCCAGATACAACCAAAGGACACCACAG GACTATTTCCTCTAGCTGTAGTGATGCCCTGGGACAGACGAACAGACAGCCAGTCTGCTAAGTGGAGGAGGCTGGAGAGGGAGGCCGAGGAGCAACGGAAGCTGGACAGGGAGAAATACAACTCCGTAGACCAGTACCTTCTCAGTGGGGACCAACAG GTGGTGGTGTGTTCCTATTTCTCCCACCACCTCAACGTGTTCAGCGTGGGGTCCCAGGACCACCTCCACACCCTGGAGGACAGGACATCCCTGCTGATCCTCCACACCGCTGCCCTCACCCACCCCGGGGGACACCTGGTCCTGGCCAACTACTGCCAGGCTCAACGTACACCCTACCTCACCCTCTGGGACCTGCAGAAAGGCACA GTGAGGAAAAGATTGAAGAACGAGCCAGGAGTCTGTTGTGTGGCGATCACAGATGACGCCAGCAGAGTCGCCTTTGGGGTCAGCGGATGTAACAA GCTTAAAGTGTGGGATCCCTTCAGGAGGAATCACAAGACTATCTCTGGCTACGCCAGCCTGAGACTAGGAGGGTCCAACCAGCTTTATATCACTGAGGGAGGAGCCAAAGCCATTCTACTAGCAG GTGAGCTGAGCCTATGGGACCTGGAGGCCTGCAACGTCCTGTCTGTCCTCTCCCCAGATGCCCACGTACAGTGTCTGACCCTCCTTGGAGGAGACGAAAATAGTAGCGCCCTATTGTTAGGCCTTAGCCACAGTCCTGCCCTCATCACAGTCAGGCTGACGTCACAATCACATGGGGGGGTCGCCACGGCAACCAACGTCAGGGACGACGACTTGTTCGCAGAGTCCAGTAGTAGCGAGGATGGAGATGACTAG
- the LOC121571041 gene encoding inhibitor of growth protein 2-like has product MLGHNHYPNVEKSQLVNYVEDYLECVESLPLDIQRNVSLLREIDSKYQEVLKEVDDVYKRYQGERDAAQRKRLQIQLQRALISSQELGDEKIHVVTQMTELVENRSRQMDSHSLCLQEPSEASERERVVTERRSGSVQEAVVSTPAERSSARRPRRQRNSESRDSNHASGNGTVMDDPADELPVQPREKRSKSAKKKKRKAKQERDASPVEFTIDPNEPTYCLCVQVSYGEMIGCDNDACPIEWFHFSCVGLTYKPKGKWFCPKCRGDNEKTMDKSLDKNKKDRRSR; this is encoded by the exons ATGTTAGGTCATAATCATTACCCAAACGTAGAAAAGTCACAACTGGTGAACTATGTGGAGGATTATTTGGAATGTGTTGAGTCCCTGCCTTTggatatacaaagaaatgtctcTCTGCTACGAGAAATTGACTCAAAGTATCAAG AGGTCCTGAAGGAGGTTGATGATGTCTACAAGCGCTACCAGGGCGAGCGGGACGCGGCACAGCGTAAGAGGCTGCAGATCCAGCTGCAGCGGGCCCTCATCAGCAGCCAGGAGCTGGGCGACGAGAAGATCCATGTGGTCACCCAGATGACTGAGCTGGTAGAGAACCGTTCCCGCCAGATGGACTCCCACTCCCTCTGCCTCCAGGAGCCCAGCGAGGCCAGCGAGCGGGAGCGGGTCGTCACCGAGCGGCGCTCCGGTTCCGTCCAGGAGGCGGTGGTGTCCACGCCTGCCGAGCGCTCCTCTGCCCGCCGGCCGAGACGCCAGCGCAACAGCGAGAGCCGCGACTCCAACCATGCCTCAGGGAATGGAACGGTGATGGATGACCCAGCGGACGAGCTTCCTGTGCAGCCACGGGAGAAGAGGTCCAAGTCTGCCAAGAAGAAGAAGCGCAAGGCCAAGCAGGAGCGCGACGCCTCGCCTGTGGAGTTCACCATCGACCCCAACGAGCCCACCTACTGCCTATGCGTGCAGGTGTCCTACGGCGAGATGATTGGCTGTGACAACGATGCGTGCCCCATCGAGTggttccacttctcctgcgtggGGCTCACCTACAAGCCCAAGGGTAAGTGGTTCTGTCCCAAGTGCAGAGGGGACAATGAAAAGACTATGGACAAAAGCCTGGACAAGAACAAAAAGGACCGGAGGTCCAGGTAG